In the genome of Sphaeramia orbicularis chromosome 13, fSphaOr1.1, whole genome shotgun sequence, one region contains:
- the LOC115431051 gene encoding protein phosphatase 1 regulatory subunit 14A-like produces the protein MHSSGRKHCLVCLHRSEVHLLHRPAGVAVAPPSSSRLTPTFNPRCTRTRQDPLRTHSKAARKLYQRRIRVLVLVLVLVPLRVLVSSVLMAANRVGRRVNRLCGSPSPGRAGSRSGSGSGVRDPAQVLQRRQARVTVKYNRKELQRRLDVEKWIDCGLDQLYRDREEEMPEEVNIDDLLDLKTDEERRQKLQEILQSSTNTTEVFISELLSKLQGLQKQEDLHNDGISLPQLHACPARPELAD, from the exons ATGCACAGTTCAGGACGTAAACACTGCCTTGTCTGCCTTCACAG ATCTGAGGTTCATCTCCTGCATCGTCCAGCAGGTGTCGCCGttgctcctccctcctcctccagaCTGACCCCGACCTTTAACCCCAGGTGCACTAGGACCCGGCAGGATCCTCTCAGGACGCATTCAAAGGCAGCTCGTAAACTCTATCAGCGAAGAATAAGag tcctggttctggttctggtcctggtcccgcTCCGGGTCCTGGTCTCCTCAGTCCTGATGGCTGCTAACCGGGTGGGGCGGCGGGTGAACCGGCTGTGCGGGAGTCCATCCCCGGGCCGGGCcgggtccaggtccgggtccgggtccggggtGCGTGATCCGGCTCAGGTCCTGCAGCGGCGCCAGGCCCGGGTCACCGTCAAATACAACCGGAAGGAGCTGCAGAGGAGGCTGGACGTGGAGAAGTGGATCGACTGTGGACTGGACCAGCTGTACCGGGACCGG GAGGAGGAGATGCCAGAGGAGGTCAACATCGACGACCTTCTGGACCTGAAGACGGACGAGGAGAGACGACAGAAGCTGCAG GAGATCCTTCAGTCCTCCACCAACACCACAGAG GTGTTCATCAGCGAGCTCCTTTCGAAGCTTCAGGGTTTACAGAAGCAGGAGGATCTGCACAACGACGGCATCAGCCTCCCACAGCTCCACGCCTGCCCCGCCCGCCCCGAACTGGCCGACTGA
- the LOC115431049 gene encoding transmembrane 4 L6 family member 4, which yields MKLKKLRPSSFFSPFCLHQELPFSIYGRGRVSASSADISAVVHFLFSRRLDTAEVRMCVSRCLRCVGISLVPMAMACMLSNLLLLFPGLSVHFLLEGHVTREATWATGLWGSGLLVLLGAKAFVQSSKTQGCWAFRSQMFCQMFYSVLCLLAAGFCCLVSATGLVQGPLCLYESGSGPTWGVPLRPSPDRDAGYLYNSSLWSGVCVEPRGVVQWNLVLFSVQALVSGLQVVLCGSNLLNSVLGLILGPGFGHNKVSPGSV from the exons ATGAAACTGAAAAAGCTGCGTCCGAGCTCCTTTTTTAGTCCGTTTTGTTTACATCAGGAGCTTCCTTTTTCCATATATGGGCGTGGGCGTGTCTCAGCCTCCTCAGCTGATATAAGCGCCGTCGTCCACTTCCTCTTCAGTCGACGACTGGACACCGCCGAGGTCAGG ATGTGTGTCTCCAGATGTCTGCGGTGCGTCGGCATCTCTCTGGTTCCCATGGCGATGGCCTGCATGCTGTCCAACCTCCTCCTGTTGTTTCCTGGGCTCAGCGTCCACTTCCTGTTGGAGGGTCATGTGACCAGAGAGGCCACCTGGGCCACGGGTCTGTGGGGCTCCGGCCTCCTG GTTCTTCTCGGAGCCAAAGCGTTTGTTCAGAGCAGTAAAACCCAAGGCTGTTGGGCCTTCAGGAGTCAG ATGTTCTGTCAGATGTTCTACTCCGTCCTGTGTCTGCTGGCTGCTGGCTTCTGTTGTCTGGTCAGTGCTACTGGTCTGGTTCAGGGTCCTCTGTGTCTGTATGAGTCCGGTTCTGGTCCCACCTGGGGGGTTCCGCTCAGACCCAGTCCAGACCG tgaTGCAGGGTACCTGTACAACAGCTCGTTGTGGTCTGGGGTCTGTGTGGAGCCCAGGGGGGTGGTCCAGTGGAACCTGGTCCTGTTCAGTGTCCAGGCTCTGGTCAGTGGTCTACAGGTGGTCCTCTGTGGGTCCAACCTCCTTAACTCGGTCCTGGGCCTCATCCTCGGACCAGGATTTGGACACAACAAG GTCAGTCCAGGTTCCGTTTGA